From one Carassius auratus strain Wakin unplaced genomic scaffold, ASM336829v1 scaf_tig00217401, whole genome shotgun sequence genomic stretch:
- the LOC113100919 gene encoding C-C motif chemokine 20-like yields the protein MAHLKTCTLSVLILIAFLMETDAGHCCLKYRRRPLDCRHLKGFDIQKMTGRCDLAAIIFHTKNGKFVCADPKQPWTQDRVECLRMKAAVVKTGGGF from the exons ATGGCTCACCTTAAAACCTGCACCTTGAGTGTCCTCATACTCATCGCCTTTCTCATGGAGACCGATGCAG GGCATTGCTGTCTCAAATACCGTAGACGGCCTCTAGACTGTCGACATCTGAAAGGCTTCGATATCCAGAAAATGACTGGCCGCTGTGATCTTGCAGCGATCAT CTTCCATACAAAAAATGGAAAATTTGTTTGTGCTGACCCTAAACAACCTTGGACGCAGGACAGAGTTGAGTGCCTAAG AATGAAGGCTGCAGTAGTGAAGACGGGTGGTGGTTTTTAA
- the LOC113100917 gene encoding activated CDC42 kinase 1-like isoform X1, giving the protein MAAVSEYQRHYDVKDQSDGGDMQSEEGTEWLMELLTDVQLQQYFVRIRDELNVTRFSHFDYVKNEDLEKIGMGRPGQRRLWEAVKKRRAMCKRKSWKSKSLCLGQQVFTGKRPDSDSQTPVVFRSSSPSSTQPDGQPANLTCLISDRDITLYEKLGDGSFGVVKRGEWQAPTGRVLNVAVKCLKTDLLEQDEGLDDFIREVNAMHSLDHENLIRLYGVVLTHPMKMVTELAPLGSLLDRLRKRQGHILISVLCHYAVQIACGMAYLESRRFIHRDLAARNILLASNDLIKIGDFGLMRALPKNDDHYVMQEHHKVPFAWCAPESLKTRTFSHASDTWMFGVTLWEMFTHGQEPWIGLNGSQILHKIDREGERLIKPEDCPQDIYNVMLQGWSPKPEDRPTFVSLRDFLVETMPTDMRALQDFDEPDKLKIHANDIITIIEGRAENYWWRGQNRQTLKVGQFPRNVVTSVAGLSAHDISRPLKHSFIHTGHGDTDPHRSWGAPDKIDDLYLGNPMDPPDVLGMDSNAAKPTKLPNRTKKQPPPRPPKPAVALKKPFYSSVLDDDDDLIVTGVKKLSLKTPTYLSLRLRPWESTSTSDRLSEVSLIDFGDDSFSSTSPSPITETPNPSTAKPPASYAASILDMAPPQSPNRALPNPMHPTPVVDWDTRPLPPLPAYDEVAVECAEQEDMEVSSINASVSKEDVVSEQTQSEDGVNINGKRNVEDNLFLPTKRVEEVHSFSQSADIFKELQREVMVKLRVPPTGRSLPSSPLPTPSALAPHRQIILPSSYEDKPQIPPRIPIPPMRPSKRAGIYGSRLSVSLGDNEDGTRCPPQIPPRDHALSQPNSRAPSPMAPQGGSPQQRSSLCCVGSLGSCLSPSSYSSAPSSSSTMSSTSTATTTSSQYGSTQVAQTPAKSPCIVPIVYGGVKASSTHYYLLPEKPAYLDKYNRFLKDSEGNEEKKTTNLATVRPMVQQQVNKPNASPGPTSGTSSSFAWPGSTQVGAYNRVMLQQVQEAVHGVTVEECQTALQAHGWNAQEAVKYLKVEQLFRLGLKARPECMEALERCSWNLEQASTQMLDSYGPSRHRKKKVERIIFSLISL; this is encoded by the exons ATGGCGGCGGTCTCTGAATACCAGCGGCACTATGATGTAAAAGATCAG TCGGACGGTGGAGACATGCAGTCTGAAGAGGGAACCGAGTGGCTCATGGAGCTGCTCACCGATGTGCAGCTTCAGCAGTACTTCGTACGCATTCGTGATGAGCTCAATGTCACACGTTTCTCACACTTTGACTATGTCAAAAATGAGGACCTTGAAAAGATTGGCATGGGCCGCCCAG GTCAGAGACGGCTGTGGGAGGCAGTGAAAAAGAGAAGGGCAATGTGCAAACGGAAGTCATGGAAGAGCAAG TCTCTGTGCTTGGGCCAGCAGGTGTTCACCGGGAAGCGGCCTGACTCTGATTCCCAAACCCCAGTGGTGTTCCGCAGCTCCTCCCCATCCTCAACCCAACCAGACGGCCAGCCAGCCAATCTCACCTGCCTCATCAGTGACAGAGACATCACCCTCTACGAGAAACTGGGAGACGGCTCTTTCGGAGTGGTGAAACGTGGAGAATGGCAGGCCCCGACTGGAAGAGTG CTGAATGTGGCTGTGAAGTGCCTGAAGACAGACCTGTTGGAACAGGATGAAGGTCTAGATGATTTCATAAGGGAAGTTAACGCCATGCATTCCCTGGACCACGAAAATCTCATTCGTCTCTATGGGGTTGTCCTCACACACCCCATGAAGATG gtgACAGAACTTGCCCCATTGGGTTCTCTATTAGACCGTTTGAGGAAGCGTCAGGGTCATATTTTGATATCAGTGCTGTGCCATTACGCCGTTCAGATCGCCTGTGGCATGGCGTACCTGGAGTCCCGACGATTCATTCACAGAGACCTGGCTGCACGCAACATCCTTTTAGCCTCCAATGACCTCATCAAAATCGGTGACTTCGGCCTTATGAGGGCCTTGCCTAAGAACGATGATCATTATGTGATGCAGGAGCACCACAAAGTCCCCTTTGCCTG GTGTGCTCCAGAAAGCCTAAAGACCCGAACCTTTTCCCATGCCAGTGACACTTGGATGTTTGGAGTGACATTGTGGGAAATGTTCACTCATGGACAGGAACCTTGGATTGGACTCAATGGTAGCCAG ATTCTCCATAAGATCGATAGGGAGGGAGAGAGGCTTATCAAACCAGAAGACTGTCCGCAGGACATTTATAACGTCATGCTGCAGGGCTGGTCGCCCAAACCCGAGGACAGACCGACATTTGTGTCCCTCAGGGACTTCCTTGTGGAG ACAATGCCCACAGACATGAGGGCACTGCAGGACTTTGATGAGCCAGACAAGCTTAAAATTCATGCTAATGACATCATCACCATAATTGAAGGAAG AGCAGAGAACTACTGGTGGAGGGGTCAGAACAGACAGACCCTGAAGGTAGGGCAGTTCCCTAGGAACGTGGTGACCTCTGTGGCCGGTCTGTCTGCTCACGACATCAGCCGACCTCTCAAGCACAGTTTCATCCACACAGGCCATGGAGACACAGACCCACATCGTAGCTGGGGTGCCCCTGACAAGATTGATGA TCTGTACCTCGGTAATCCCATGGATCCACCAGATGTTCTTGGGATGGATTCAAATGCTGCCAAGCCCACTAAACTTCCAAACCGGACTAAAA AACAACCTCCTCCTAGACCTCCTAAACCAGCCGTTGCTCTTAAGA AACCATTTTACAGCTCTGTGCTGGACGATGATGATGATCTGATAGTGACAGGCGTGAAGAAGCTCTCTCTTAAGACTCCCACATACCTGAGTTTGCGCCTCCGCCCTTGGGAAAGCACTAGTACGAGCGACCGCCTTAGCGAAGTCTCGCTTATTGACTTTGGAGATGACAGTTTCAGCTCTACATCACCTTCCCCCATTACCGAGACACCCAACCCTAGCACAGCGAAGCCACCTGCATCCTACGCTGCTTCAATCTTAGATATGGCACCGCCGCAGAGCCCCAATCGAGCCCTGCCAAACCCCATGCACCCTACTCCAGTGGTGGATTGGGACACGCGACCCCTGCCTCCTCTTCCGGCATACGACGAGGTGGCTGTTGAGTGTGCAGAGCAAGAAGACATGGAAGTAAGCTCCATAAATGCTTCTGTGTCAAAGGAAGACGTAGTGTCTGAACAGACACAATCAGAAGATGGCGTTAATATCAATGGTAAACGCAACGTTGAGGACAATCTCTTTCTACCAACCAAGCGTGTTGAGGAAGTACACTCCTTTTCACAATCAGCAGACATATTCAAGGAGCTTCAAAGGGAAGTGATGGTGAAGCTTCGGGTCCCTCCAACCGGCCGTTCCCTCCCTTCTTCACCCCTCCCGACTCCTTCAGCTCTCGCCCCACACCGCCAGATCATCTTGCCCTCCTCCTATGAGGACAAGCCTCAAATCCCTCCAAGAATCCCAATCCCGCCCATGCGACCCTCTAAGCGGGCAGGAATATACGGCAGCAGATTGTCAGTTTCCCTTGGAGACAATGAAGACGGGACCCGATGTCCACCTCAGATACCCCCGAGGGATCACGCTCTATCTCAACCCAACTCTCGGGCACCAAGCCCTATGGCGCCGCAAGGCGGCTCCCCTCAGCAAAGGTCCAGCCTCTGTTGTGTTGGATCTCTGGGTTCCTGCCTGTCCCCGTCTTCTTATTCTTCTGCGCCATCTAGTTCCTCCACCATGTCTTCTACATCCACGGCCACCACTACAAGTTCTCAGTACGGCTCTACTCAAGTGGCCCAGACTCCAGCCAAGAGTCCTTGCATCGTTCCTATAGTGTACGGTGGTGTGAAGGCCAGCAGCACTCATTACTACTTGCTACCTGAGAAACCAGCATACCTGGACAAGTACAACAGATTCTTAAAGGACTCTGAAGGAAACGAGgagaaaaaaactacaaatttgGCCACTGTGAGACCCATGGTTCAACAGCAAGTTAACAAGCCCAATGCCTCCCCAGGCCCCACCAGTGGGACATCCAGCAGTTTTGCCTGGCCAGGCAGCACCCAAGTAGGTGCCTACAACCGTGTAATGCTCCAACAA GTGCAGGAGGCAGTACATGGAGTGACTGTAGAGGAGTGTCAAACGGCCCTTCAAGCACACGGCTGGAATGCTCAGGAGGCCGTGAAATATCTGAAG GTGGAGCAGTTGTTTCGACTGGGTTTGAAGGCACGGCCTGAATGCATGGAAGCTCTGGAGAGATGTAGCTGGAATCTGGAGCAAGCCAGCACCCAAATGCTGGACTCCTACGGTCCATCTAGACATAG aaaaaagaaagtaGAAAGAATCATCTTCTCACTGATATCTCTCTGA
- the LOC113100917 gene encoding activated CDC42 kinase 1-like isoform X2: protein MAAVSEYQRHYDVKDQSDGGDMQSEEGTEWLMELLTDVQLQQYFVRIRDELNVTRFSHFDYVKNEDLEKIGMGRPGQRRLWEAVKKRRAMCKRKSWKSKVFTGKRPDSDSQTPVVFRSSSPSSTQPDGQPANLTCLISDRDITLYEKLGDGSFGVVKRGEWQAPTGRVLNVAVKCLKTDLLEQDEGLDDFIREVNAMHSLDHENLIRLYGVVLTHPMKMVTELAPLGSLLDRLRKRQGHILISVLCHYAVQIACGMAYLESRRFIHRDLAARNILLASNDLIKIGDFGLMRALPKNDDHYVMQEHHKVPFAWCAPESLKTRTFSHASDTWMFGVTLWEMFTHGQEPWIGLNGSQILHKIDREGERLIKPEDCPQDIYNVMLQGWSPKPEDRPTFVSLRDFLVETMPTDMRALQDFDEPDKLKIHANDIITIIEGRAENYWWRGQNRQTLKVGQFPRNVVTSVAGLSAHDISRPLKHSFIHTGHGDTDPHRSWGAPDKIDDLYLGNPMDPPDVLGMDSNAAKPTKLPNRTKKQPPPRPPKPAVALKKPFYSSVLDDDDDLIVTGVKKLSLKTPTYLSLRLRPWESTSTSDRLSEVSLIDFGDDSFSSTSPSPITETPNPSTAKPPASYAASILDMAPPQSPNRALPNPMHPTPVVDWDTRPLPPLPAYDEVAVECAEQEDMEVSSINASVSKEDVVSEQTQSEDGVNINGKRNVEDNLFLPTKRVEEVHSFSQSADIFKELQREVMVKLRVPPTGRSLPSSPLPTPSALAPHRQIILPSSYEDKPQIPPRIPIPPMRPSKRAGIYGSRLSVSLGDNEDGTRCPPQIPPRDHALSQPNSRAPSPMAPQGGSPQQRSSLCCVGSLGSCLSPSSYSSAPSSSSTMSSTSTATTTSSQYGSTQVAQTPAKSPCIVPIVYGGVKASSTHYYLLPEKPAYLDKYNRFLKDSEGNEEKKTTNLATVRPMVQQQVNKPNASPGPTSGTSSSFAWPGSTQVGAYNRVMLQQVQEAVHGVTVEECQTALQAHGWNAQEAVKYLKVEQLFRLGLKARPECMEALERCSWNLEQASTQMLDSYGPSRHRKKKVERIIFSLISL from the exons ATGGCGGCGGTCTCTGAATACCAGCGGCACTATGATGTAAAAGATCAG TCGGACGGTGGAGACATGCAGTCTGAAGAGGGAACCGAGTGGCTCATGGAGCTGCTCACCGATGTGCAGCTTCAGCAGTACTTCGTACGCATTCGTGATGAGCTCAATGTCACACGTTTCTCACACTTTGACTATGTCAAAAATGAGGACCTTGAAAAGATTGGCATGGGCCGCCCAG GTCAGAGACGGCTGTGGGAGGCAGTGAAAAAGAGAAGGGCAATGTGCAAACGGAAGTCATGGAAGAGCAAG GTGTTCACCGGGAAGCGGCCTGACTCTGATTCCCAAACCCCAGTGGTGTTCCGCAGCTCCTCCCCATCCTCAACCCAACCAGACGGCCAGCCAGCCAATCTCACCTGCCTCATCAGTGACAGAGACATCACCCTCTACGAGAAACTGGGAGACGGCTCTTTCGGAGTGGTGAAACGTGGAGAATGGCAGGCCCCGACTGGAAGAGTG CTGAATGTGGCTGTGAAGTGCCTGAAGACAGACCTGTTGGAACAGGATGAAGGTCTAGATGATTTCATAAGGGAAGTTAACGCCATGCATTCCCTGGACCACGAAAATCTCATTCGTCTCTATGGGGTTGTCCTCACACACCCCATGAAGATG gtgACAGAACTTGCCCCATTGGGTTCTCTATTAGACCGTTTGAGGAAGCGTCAGGGTCATATTTTGATATCAGTGCTGTGCCATTACGCCGTTCAGATCGCCTGTGGCATGGCGTACCTGGAGTCCCGACGATTCATTCACAGAGACCTGGCTGCACGCAACATCCTTTTAGCCTCCAATGACCTCATCAAAATCGGTGACTTCGGCCTTATGAGGGCCTTGCCTAAGAACGATGATCATTATGTGATGCAGGAGCACCACAAAGTCCCCTTTGCCTG GTGTGCTCCAGAAAGCCTAAAGACCCGAACCTTTTCCCATGCCAGTGACACTTGGATGTTTGGAGTGACATTGTGGGAAATGTTCACTCATGGACAGGAACCTTGGATTGGACTCAATGGTAGCCAG ATTCTCCATAAGATCGATAGGGAGGGAGAGAGGCTTATCAAACCAGAAGACTGTCCGCAGGACATTTATAACGTCATGCTGCAGGGCTGGTCGCCCAAACCCGAGGACAGACCGACATTTGTGTCCCTCAGGGACTTCCTTGTGGAG ACAATGCCCACAGACATGAGGGCACTGCAGGACTTTGATGAGCCAGACAAGCTTAAAATTCATGCTAATGACATCATCACCATAATTGAAGGAAG AGCAGAGAACTACTGGTGGAGGGGTCAGAACAGACAGACCCTGAAGGTAGGGCAGTTCCCTAGGAACGTGGTGACCTCTGTGGCCGGTCTGTCTGCTCACGACATCAGCCGACCTCTCAAGCACAGTTTCATCCACACAGGCCATGGAGACACAGACCCACATCGTAGCTGGGGTGCCCCTGACAAGATTGATGA TCTGTACCTCGGTAATCCCATGGATCCACCAGATGTTCTTGGGATGGATTCAAATGCTGCCAAGCCCACTAAACTTCCAAACCGGACTAAAA AACAACCTCCTCCTAGACCTCCTAAACCAGCCGTTGCTCTTAAGA AACCATTTTACAGCTCTGTGCTGGACGATGATGATGATCTGATAGTGACAGGCGTGAAGAAGCTCTCTCTTAAGACTCCCACATACCTGAGTTTGCGCCTCCGCCCTTGGGAAAGCACTAGTACGAGCGACCGCCTTAGCGAAGTCTCGCTTATTGACTTTGGAGATGACAGTTTCAGCTCTACATCACCTTCCCCCATTACCGAGACACCCAACCCTAGCACAGCGAAGCCACCTGCATCCTACGCTGCTTCAATCTTAGATATGGCACCGCCGCAGAGCCCCAATCGAGCCCTGCCAAACCCCATGCACCCTACTCCAGTGGTGGATTGGGACACGCGACCCCTGCCTCCTCTTCCGGCATACGACGAGGTGGCTGTTGAGTGTGCAGAGCAAGAAGACATGGAAGTAAGCTCCATAAATGCTTCTGTGTCAAAGGAAGACGTAGTGTCTGAACAGACACAATCAGAAGATGGCGTTAATATCAATGGTAAACGCAACGTTGAGGACAATCTCTTTCTACCAACCAAGCGTGTTGAGGAAGTACACTCCTTTTCACAATCAGCAGACATATTCAAGGAGCTTCAAAGGGAAGTGATGGTGAAGCTTCGGGTCCCTCCAACCGGCCGTTCCCTCCCTTCTTCACCCCTCCCGACTCCTTCAGCTCTCGCCCCACACCGCCAGATCATCTTGCCCTCCTCCTATGAGGACAAGCCTCAAATCCCTCCAAGAATCCCAATCCCGCCCATGCGACCCTCTAAGCGGGCAGGAATATACGGCAGCAGATTGTCAGTTTCCCTTGGAGACAATGAAGACGGGACCCGATGTCCACCTCAGATACCCCCGAGGGATCACGCTCTATCTCAACCCAACTCTCGGGCACCAAGCCCTATGGCGCCGCAAGGCGGCTCCCCTCAGCAAAGGTCCAGCCTCTGTTGTGTTGGATCTCTGGGTTCCTGCCTGTCCCCGTCTTCTTATTCTTCTGCGCCATCTAGTTCCTCCACCATGTCTTCTACATCCACGGCCACCACTACAAGTTCTCAGTACGGCTCTACTCAAGTGGCCCAGACTCCAGCCAAGAGTCCTTGCATCGTTCCTATAGTGTACGGTGGTGTGAAGGCCAGCAGCACTCATTACTACTTGCTACCTGAGAAACCAGCATACCTGGACAAGTACAACAGATTCTTAAAGGACTCTGAAGGAAACGAGgagaaaaaaactacaaatttgGCCACTGTGAGACCCATGGTTCAACAGCAAGTTAACAAGCCCAATGCCTCCCCAGGCCCCACCAGTGGGACATCCAGCAGTTTTGCCTGGCCAGGCAGCACCCAAGTAGGTGCCTACAACCGTGTAATGCTCCAACAA GTGCAGGAGGCAGTACATGGAGTGACTGTAGAGGAGTGTCAAACGGCCCTTCAAGCACACGGCTGGAATGCTCAGGAGGCCGTGAAATATCTGAAG GTGGAGCAGTTGTTTCGACTGGGTTTGAAGGCACGGCCTGAATGCATGGAAGCTCTGGAGAGATGTAGCTGGAATCTGGAGCAAGCCAGCACCCAAATGCTGGACTCCTACGGTCCATCTAGACATAG aaaaaagaaagtaGAAAGAATCATCTTCTCACTGATATCTCTCTGA